The Fervidobacterium sp. sequence ATTACTTAAGTTATCTTTTTTCTCAAATACCGATTGTAAAAAACTTTGTAAAATATGAAAGCCTTGACATAATGAGTGCTAAGGAATATTTTGAAAAAATTTACAATCAATATTCTATCCAACTCAACGAAAAATTAAAAGAACTGGAGAAAAAAGAACTGGAAATCGCAGAAAAATCAAAACAAATTGACAATATACTAAATTCTTTGAAATCAATTGAAGAAAGTTGGAAAGAACAAAGACTGAAAGAAGAATTGAACAAAGTTGAAGACATTATAACATTAAAACGACTTCAAGACATAGTCGACACATTTTCTAATTCTGATCCTGCGCAATTGAGAAGATTGATGAGTTCCGATAACATGTCTGTTGAAACATTAGCAATTGTGCTTTCAAGATTGACACCAGATATAAGAGCAGAAATGATCCAGCAACTTACATCAGCTAACCCAACGAAAGCTGCACAAGTAGTTGAAAAAATTGGTGGAGTGGACCAGATAATAAGCGAGCTTGACCTTAGAACTGAAAGCTTGAGAAAAACAATAGAGGAAATGGTAACAACCGAAGCAGAAATTGTCACTCTGAGTGGATTTAGTAAAGGATTATCTGCATTTTTAAAAGAAATGAGCTATGAGCAATTATGGGATTTTATAACAAAGATAAGATCCAAACCTGATCTTGTTTTTTACCTTATATCAAGTGTAGACAACCAAACAATGGTAAGGTTACTCAAGGACATAAAGGATAAGGATGAAGAACTGTTTATCCAAATAATGAACAAGGGGGCAAAGTTTTGAGCAATATAGTAAATTTAGCAAAGATCTTTGAGATAGCCAATCCAGAGACGATAAAAACCGTAATAAATAAGATACAAAATTCTGCAGACGCGAACGGAAAAACATTCGAAGAGGTTCTGCAGCAAGTTTTTTCACAATTGAATGATGAAAAACTTAAAGAAATTTCTGAAGATAACAGCAATGCAATTAATCCAAGTCAAGCAATCGAAAAACAGAAAGGTAAAAATTCCACTTTACAAGCCTCATATGCAGATAAAAACAGCCAAAATCAACAAGTCTCTGAAAAGCCTGTCAATATTGACAAAGAAAGACCAACCGATATCAAAGATACCGAACAGAATTTAGTTATGGAAAACTCTGAAAGTACAGAAACAAGTGAAATAAACCAGAAAGATTTCGAAAATGACAATTCTCAGCTAATAAGATTAAATGTCAAAGATGAAAAATCAGGTATAACACAACAGTTACAAAGATTTTTCGCACAAAAAATCTATACTACAGATCCAATAGACCAAAAACCTAACACAGACACTGGTGAAAACAAAAAGATGGATTATGTCACAAATTTCGAAAATACACCCGAGTACTTGTCAAATAAGCAAAAAACTCTTCCAACCAAAGAACCTTTGCAATCTTTGAAAAGCATGGTAGGTGAGCTAAAAGACCGAACTCACACAAACAGTGGAGAAACTGTCGATTTAGAAAATATATACTTCGAACTTCCCAAAATAACCGAGTATCAAACCGGTAAAGATGCAAAGGTAGATAATCAGAAAGATACAACTCAACTATCAAATCAAGCAAATAATCCACAGTCACTGAATTTTGGCAATCAACAGAATTACATTAGTTACTCTGAAAACATGTTCAATGCAATACCAAGTAACATGCATTCTCACTCTCTATATACGAAGGAATCTGACAACAGGATTTCTGAAGATGTATTGCATTCTTACAACGAAATTGTTAATTTAATCAAAGAAATGGAAAATCACACAAAGTCCTCCGCACCAAAAAATTCATCAGCTCCCGAAGACACAAGAACTTATGTTCAAATCCATCCACACAATGCTGAAATGAAAGCGAGTAAAGATGAAATCATTTCTGTTTCTATTGATAAACTCAAAGAAAAATTACCAGTTGCATTAGAATCACCAACGTTTATAAATTCGCAGTCACAAGGAAAAGATGATGCCCGTTACAAAAATAATATTGGTGATACAAACAACAGTTTAATGGAGACAAACTCAGAGCAAACGTTTAAACTGGTTGGCGATGCTAGCAAAGAGTTTGGAAAAACCAGCTACGGTAGTTACAATTCACTTGATCAAGACCTCCAGAAATTGAAGCAAATAGTAATAAGCTTTAATTACATTGCGATTATTCAGAACAATATCGACAACTTAGATACAGTCAAACCAAACTTGGTCAATTACTCGAATGCTGAGAAATCAAACAAAACCAAGGCGCATGATAATACCATCAAGCTAATACCACAAATAACTTCAGAGAACATCCAAAATACTTACAAACCACAAGAAACCTCTAAGAAACTTACTGGAAATTTAACAACTTCAAATCAACAAAACAACGAAAATGGTTCAATAATAAACAACAAACTACAAGGAGATATCAAAAAAACCAATGGAAATCTAACAATCTTCAATCAACAAAACAACGAAAATAACTCAATAGCGAACAGAAAACCACAAGAAATTTATAGGAAAACTAATGAGAATGCAGCTATCTTCAAACAAGAAAACAATGAAAACAACTTAACAATAAGCAATAGACTACAAGAAGTTCAAAGAAAAACAGACGAAGATTTGTCGGGACTTGATGTAGAGCCTAAGAGTTATAACAAGATACAGCAAGTGGATAATAATCATAGATATTTTGTGCATAGCGATACTGTTGAAATGGAAAAAATTCATTCAGTCAACAGCGAAAAAAGAATGCAAGAAGATATAGAAGTATCGCCCTTAGTACTTGTAAATCAAGCAGGTCAGCAAGCTTTTTCGTTGAAATACAACACATCAGAGGTTGAAAGAAAAAACGATAAATTTTCATCGACTGATGTTGTAAACCCAGAAATCACAGACGTCAAGAAAAATGCAGAAAAGCCGAAAGTAGATGAAACTTCTGAATCTAAAACTTTAAACACAAATGAAAACATTGCTGAAGATCTCAAAGAAATTACAAGAGCAAGTGTAACAAATTTAGAAGATCGACGGATTGGTGAGCAAAGACAGCAAAATGAGAGTCAAATTGCAGACAATCAATCTGCTTCTCAAACCAAGCAAACAAACGAAAGTAATAAATCTGACCAACGTGGACAACAAACCAAACAAAGTCAGTATAATGATACAAACAATCAAGATAGTTTAAGGAAAAGTGCATCCGATTCAACGAAGAATAATATAGAAATAAAATCATTTCATGTAGAGTACAAAGAAAAATCTGAGAATAACGAAAAAGAAAATACATTAAACGGAGAAAAACCAAAAGTTTCAAATAAGTTTGTTGAAAGGTTAGCCGAATTAACCTACAAATTCTCTGAGCAAAAATTAGAAACAGTTTCGAATGTTTTAAATGGAAAATACGAGTTAGCCGAGAGACTACAAGCCTCAAGAAACCTTGAGGAAATATACGAAAAAATACGTGAATTTGGCCTTTCAAACAGGCTTGAAGAAAGAATCCAAATGAAGCTTGTACCTCAAAATCTCGGTAATCTAGATGTTGAAATGAAAAAGGAAGGTAGACAATTAACTGTGCTTTTTGTTGCGGAAAATGAACGAGCAAAAGAAATTATAGAGAAAAACATATACGTGCTTCGAGAAAAATTGAGTTCGCTTGATTTTGATGTAAGGAATATTGAAATTAGATTAAAGGAAGAAGAAAGATACTATGATCATGAGAAAAATCATCAACAATCAAATCAAAATAACCAAGATGAAAATAGAAGAAGATATATGAAAACAGAGGTGAACGAAGATGATGATGAACGTGAATACGATATCTAATCTCTTTTCACAAGCGAACGATAGAACAACAAAAAAGGATCTCGATAAAGAAGCCTTCTTAAGACTTCTTCTGACGCAGTTAAAAAGCCAAGATCCACTTGAACCGATGAAAGATAGAGATTTTGTAGCCCAGATGTCTCAACTTTCTTCACTTGAGCAGGTGATGAACATGAGTAAAGCAGTTCAAATGTTTGTTGACAACGCATCACAACTTTACAGAACCCAGGCTGTTTCGATGATAGGCAAAACAGCCGTAGTAAAAACGAATGTTATCAACGTTCAAAACGGTGTTGCTGAATCAAAGGTGTTTAAACTGGATTCACCTGCTAATATAATCATCAAAATATTTGATGAGAATGGAAAACTTGTCAAAGAGGAGAAAATAGGACAAGTCGAAGCAGGGATGAGATTTTTTGCATGGGATGGCAAAGATGAAAAAGGTACAAAAGTAAAAGATGGAAAATATATTTTCAAAATACTGAAAACTGCAGCAGATGGAAGCTATGAGGAAATACCTTCAATCGAAAGTGGTAAAGTATCAGGTGTGCAGTTTGATAAAAATAAGATCAATATAGTTGTAAACAATAAAATTTACGATATATCACAAATATCAGAAATTTATGCGTAGGGGTGAGTGTATATGATGAGATCACTATACAGTGGTGTTACAGGCCTACAAGGTTTTCAACAAGAAATTGATGTTGTTAGTAACAACATCGCCAATGTAAACACAATCGGGTTTAAAGGTTCGCGTGTTACATACGCAACTAACTTTTCCCAGATTCTTGCAATGTCCCGCAGAGCCTCTGACAGTACAGGTGGCACAAACCCCAAGCAAATTGGTTACGGAATACGTGTGGCATCGATTGATAAAATAATGAATCAAGGTAGCTTTCAAAACACCGGTAAGAAAACAGACCTTGCTATTCAAGGTGAAGGGTTCTTCATTCTTTCAAACGGTCAAAGACAATTCTATACGAGAGCAGGAAACTTCGATCTTGATTTACATGGAACCGTTGTGCAACCTACAACTGGACTGAAGTTACAAGGATGGGTTGCAGAGGTAGATCCTGTTAGTGGTAGAAGAGTTGTGGATACTAACAAACCAATAGGAGATATAAAGATATCTTCAGGACTCAGTATGGCGGCCAAACAAACATCAAGAATGCAACTGGCAGGAAACTTGGATGCCAGAGTTGGCCCTGAAAAATTCGTTATTGCAGTTAATGGTTACGGTGGTAGAACGATAAATACAAAAGTTTCCTTTGAAAGAGATTTTGGAGGTCTTGAGGATACGTTTGGAGATTATCAAATATACTTGGGAAAAATTGATGCAAATTTGGATGATAAAATTGATGGAAAAATCTTTATTAAGTTTGACAAATTTGGGAATGTAGTAAACGCTGGCGCAATTAAGCAAAAACTATCAGGTACTGCCTCAAACGGAGTGCTTAGTATAACTACACCCATTCAACAGCAAGATGGAAACTACTTGTTTATAATAAGAGATAACACCGGAAGGATAGTAGATACAATATCAAGAAATGTTTTGAACGGCACTACAACAGAATCTATAACTTCCGAAAAACTTCAAAATGGTGCTACTTATTTTGTTGAAATTGCTGCTTCCACTCAGGAAATTGTTCCACTCGGATTGCAATTTGATTACCAAACAATTTCCTCAAATACTAATGGGCAGCTTTCAAGAAATTTTACAGTACAATACATCGTCGAAAATCTTGATGGTACACCAACGACTGTACCTGCTCAAAACATAAATGCCCCTGGGACTCAAAGTGTCACAAGTAACGCTTTAACACCAGGTGTGCAGTACCGTGTTAAAATTTTGATAAACGGAAAAGTTTTCGGCTCTGAGATTGTAACAGCTACTGACGTTGGAGGAGGAAATAGCAAAATATCTTTTGATTACACTCAAGGAAAGTATGGCATTGTAAGGGTAGTAAGAGACTCTGTGTCAGGTAATGCTGTGGGTACTTATAATATGTTATTAGTTAATGGAGCAAATGTAGTTTACGATAACAATTTTTTGAACGGTAGTTCATACATAGACGAAATTTACCAACCATCGAAGATGGACTTACTTACAATTCCGGGTGCAGGTGAACCAAGATTTTACGAGGCAGACAATCCAACAAATTTTTCAGTAGTTTCATTTAAATCACCATTCTATACCACGTCCACACAAGTTTATGATTCTCTTGGAAATGCATACACACTGTATATAGATTTTGTCAAACTTGCCTCTGTTTACGGTGATAAAGAAAACGTTTGGGCGTTCAGAATCAGGA is a genomic window containing:
- a CDS encoding flagellar hook-length control protein FliK, which codes for MSNIVNLAKIFEIANPETIKTVINKIQNSADANGKTFEEVLQQVFSQLNDEKLKEISEDNSNAINPSQAIEKQKGKNSTLQASYADKNSQNQQVSEKPVNIDKERPTDIKDTEQNLVMENSESTETSEINQKDFENDNSQLIRLNVKDEKSGITQQLQRFFAQKIYTTDPIDQKPNTDTGENKKMDYVTNFENTPEYLSNKQKTLPTKEPLQSLKSMVGELKDRTHTNSGETVDLENIYFELPKITEYQTGKDAKVDNQKDTTQLSNQANNPQSLNFGNQQNYISYSENMFNAIPSNMHSHSLYTKESDNRISEDVLHSYNEIVNLIKEMENHTKSSAPKNSSAPEDTRTYVQIHPHNAEMKASKDEIISVSIDKLKEKLPVALESPTFINSQSQGKDDARYKNNIGDTNNSLMETNSEQTFKLVGDASKEFGKTSYGSYNSLDQDLQKLKQIVISFNYIAIIQNNIDNLDTVKPNLVNYSNAEKSNKTKAHDNTIKLIPQITSENIQNTYKPQETSKKLTGNLTTSNQQNNENGSIINNKLQGDIKKTNGNLTIFNQQNNENNSIANRKPQEIYRKTNENAAIFKQENNENNLTISNRLQEVQRKTDEDLSGLDVEPKSYNKIQQVDNNHRYFVHSDTVEMEKIHSVNSEKRMQEDIEVSPLVLVNQAGQQAFSLKYNTSEVERKNDKFSSTDVVNPEITDVKKNAEKPKVDETSESKTLNTNENIAEDLKEITRASVTNLEDRRIGEQRQQNESQIADNQSASQTKQTNESNKSDQRGQQTKQSQYNDTNNQDSLRKSASDSTKNNIEIKSFHVEYKEKSENNEKENTLNGEKPKVSNKFVERLAELTYKFSEQKLETVSNVLNGKYELAERLQASRNLEEIYEKIREFGLSNRLEERIQMKLVPQNLGNLDVEMKKEGRQLTVLFVAENERAKEIIEKNIYVLREKLSSLDFDVRNIEIRLKEEERYYDHEKNHQQSNQNNQDENRRRYMKTEVNEDDDEREYDI
- a CDS encoding flagellar hook assembly protein FlgD codes for the protein MMMNVNTISNLFSQANDRTTKKDLDKEAFLRLLLTQLKSQDPLEPMKDRDFVAQMSQLSSLEQVMNMSKAVQMFVDNASQLYRTQAVSMIGKTAVVKTNVINVQNGVAESKVFKLDSPANIIIKIFDENGKLVKEEKIGQVEAGMRFFAWDGKDEKGTKVKDGKYIFKILKTAADGSYEEIPSIESGKVSGVQFDKNKINIVVNNKIYDISQISEIYA
- a CDS encoding flagellar hook-basal body complex protein, which encodes MMRSLYSGVTGLQGFQQEIDVVSNNIANVNTIGFKGSRVTYATNFSQILAMSRRASDSTGGTNPKQIGYGIRVASIDKIMNQGSFQNTGKKTDLAIQGEGFFILSNGQRQFYTRAGNFDLDLHGTVVQPTTGLKLQGWVAEVDPVSGRRVVDTNKPIGDIKISSGLSMAAKQTSRMQLAGNLDARVGPEKFVIAVNGYGGRTINTKVSFERDFGGLEDTFGDYQIYLGKIDANLDDKIDGKIFIKFDKFGNVVNAGAIKQKLSGTASNGVLSITTPIQQQDGNYLFIIRDNTGRIVDTISRNVLNGTTTESITSEKLQNGATYFVEIAASTQEIVPLGLQFDYQTISSNTNGQLSRNFTVQYIVENLDGTPTTVPAQNINAPGTQSVTSNALTPGVQYRVKILINGKVFGSEIVTATDVGGGNSKISFDYTQGKYGIVRVVRDSVSGNAVGTYNMLLVNGANVVYDNNFLNGSSYIDEIYQPSKMDLLTIPGAGEPRFYEADNPTNFSVVSFKSPFYTTSTQVYDSLGNAYTLYIDFVKLASVYGDKENVWAFRIRSASGENIKYLSNYETGTEITSGKYGIVRFDKTGRLVGVNPFDPSTGKVVEGENIDAIMFNAGENGDGIVKIKLDLNSMTQFAALADAFVKYQDGNAQGVLESFSISENGDIIGSFTNGLVDTLGRVALATFNNPAGLLELGNSLYGESSNSGTARIGQPGKGGFGSLIAGALEMSNVDLSEEFTKLIIAQRGFQANARTITTADQILQEVVNLRR